A single genomic interval of Benincasa hispida cultivar B227 unplaced genomic scaffold, ASM972705v1 Contig1398, whole genome shotgun sequence harbors:
- the LOC120068917 gene encoding LOW QUALITY PROTEIN: monocopper oxidase-like protein SKU5 (The sequence of the model RefSeq protein was modified relative to this genomic sequence to represent the inferred CDS: inserted 1 base in 1 codon; deleted 1 base in 1 codon), translating to MAPFAYLSVFLLPICQFVTLSWAADPFAFFDFEVSYITASPLGVPQQVIAINGKFPGPTINVTTNNNVVINVRNKLDESMLMHWSGVQQRRSSWQDGVLGTNCPIPPKWNWTYQFQVKDQIGSFFYFPSLHFQRASGGFGGIIINNRPVIPIPFANPDGDIIILIGDWYTRNHTALRKSLDDGKDLGMPHGVLINGKGPYRYNDTLVPDGIDHETIEVHPGKTYRIRVHNVGISTSLNFRIQNHNLLLAETEGSYTVQQNYTSLDIHVGQSYSFLVTMDQNASTDYYIVASARFVNESLWKRVTGVAILHYSNSKGKAAGPLPEAPNDEFDKTFSMNQARSIRWNVSASGARPNPQGSFRYGSINVTDVYVLKNKPPVSINGKMRTTLSGISFVIPSTPIRLADQFKLKGVYKLDFPTRPLTGPPKTETSVINGTYRGFMEVILQNNDTKMQSYHMNGYAFFVVGMDYGEWTENSXGTYNKWDGIARSTIQVYPGAWTAILISLDNVGVWNIRTENLDSWYLGQETYIRVVNPEATNKTELPMPDNALFCGQLSKLQKPQDISSATSITGDRLMMLFTLLMIISSVISVLC from the exons ATGGCTCCGTTTGCTTACTTATCGGTCTTCCTCCTTCCAATTTGCCAGTTTGTGACCCTCTCCTGGGCCGCAGATCCGTTCGCTTTCTTTGATTTTGAAGTCTCCTACATCACTGCTTCTCCTCTGGGAGTCCCTCAACAG GTTATTGCTATTAATGGGAAGTTTCCTGGTCCTACTATCAATGTGACTACTAACAACAATGTTGTTATCAATGTCCGGAACAAGTTGGAtgagagcatgctcatgcattg GTCTGGAGTTCAACAGAGGCGAAGTTCATGGCAAGATGGAGTCCTCGGAACAAATTGTCCAATTCCTCCCAAGTGGAACTGGACTTACCAGTTTCAAGTCAAGGATCAGATAGGGAGCTTCTTTTACTTTCCATCACTCCATTTCCAGAGAGCGTCGGGTGGATTTGGTGGCATTATTATTAACAATAGGCCTGTAATCCCCATTCCTTTTGCAAACCCAGATGGGGACATTATAATTTTGATTGGTGATTGGTACACCCGGAATCACACG GCTCTGAGAAAATCCCTTGATGATGGGAAGGATCTTGGAATGCCACATGGTGTTCTTATTAATGGCAAAGGCCCCTACAGATATAATGACACGCTAGTCCCTGATGGTATTGACCACGAAACAATTGAAGTTCATCCAG GAAAAACGTATCGGATTCGTGTACACAATGTTGGAATATCTACTAGTCTGAATTTCAGGATCCAAAACCACAATCTTCTTTTAGCAGAAACAGAGGGGTCGTATACGGTGCAACAGAATTATACTAGCTTAGATATACATGTAGGACAGTCGTATTCATTTTTGGTAACCATGGATCAAAATGCAAGCACTGATTATTACATTGTAGCTAGTGCTCGATTTGTCAACGaatctctttggaaaagagttACAGGTGTTGCTATTTTGCATTACTCTAATTCCAAAGGAAAGGCAGCTGGTCCCCTTCCAGAAGCACCAAATGATGAGTTTGATAAAACTTTCTCAATGAACCAGGCAAGATCAATCAG ATGGAATGTATCTGCTAGTGGTGCTCGTCCCAATCCTCAAGGATCATTCAGATATGGTTCAATTAATGTAACTGATGTTTACGTCTTGAAAAATAAGCCTCCTGTGTCGATCAATGGTAAAATGCGAACAACGCTAAGTGGAATATCGTTTGTCATTCCATCCACACCAATCAGATTGGCTGACCAATTCAAGTTAAAGGGTGTTTATAAGCTCGACTTCCCCACAAGGCCACTTACAGGACCTCCAAAGACAGAGACATCAGTAATTAATGGAACATATAGAGGGTTTATGGAGGTTATACTGCAGAATAACGACACCAAGATGCAGAGCTATCACATGAATGGATACGCC TTCTTTGTCGTGGG GATGGACTATGGCGAGTGGACCGAGAATA AGGGCACATACAATAAATGGGATGGAATAGCTCGCTCAACAATTCAG GTTTATCCTGGAGCATGGACTGCCATCCTGATATCTCTCGACAACGTGGGAGTTTGGAACATCAGGACAGAAAATCTCGACTCGTGGTATCTTGGGCAAGAGACATATATTCGGGTTGTCAATCCTGAGGCTACTAACAAAACCGAACTGCCTATGCCAGACAATGCTCTCTTTTGTGGTCAGCTTAGTAAATTACAGAA GCCACAAGATATCTCTTCTGCAACTTCAATCACTGGCGATAGATTGATGATGTTATTCACTCTGCTGATGATCATCTCCAGTGTAATCTCTGTTTTGTGCTAG